The sequence ACTTGTAGTCCTTCTGTAAACGAGGTCCCAAACAGCCTCCACAATCCTCAAAACGCAAGCAACTTGGTACAAGTTAGCCAGGATTGCAGATAAAAGAGATCCGAAGGTAACAGCCTTCTTTCCCTCTTCACTGATGTTACAGCACCTTCTGAAAGGAGATATCCAGGCAGAACAGAAAAAAGATACAGACATCATATGGCATTGTTAGGAGTAACTATTTGCCACAACTGTGCAACAAAATGTGCTAATTGATACTACATACCTTTTGATAGTGTCATTGTTAGCAAAACCTGGGGTGAGGACGCCATGAATTATGAAAAGGGGTATTCAACAGTGGAGTTCCAGATGGGGGTTGAATGGGAGGAAGCGCGTGCGATGCAACAGCATCTATGACAgcaatttatttgattataacTAAATCAATATcagggcaaaaaaaaaaaatcaaatacttcCATTGACATCAGGACTTCCTTGAAGGAAACACCTCAGAGGTTATAACACACTTGGAATAATGACACACAGGATAATTCACTATATAATAGCCAAAATTCTTACTGTAAGGTCTTTGAAGAGatatattttcttgatatgACGATTGCCACACATCTTGGTGATTGAGTTGGGGAATTCGAGCATCTTGAATATGTGCGTAGTTGAACCCATTCACTGGACCATCAAAATTTGGTCTTCTTAATCCATCTATGATTCCACATGACCAATAAGGGATTAATAATGCAAAATCAAGCAAAATATGCAATTGGAAGTAAATTCTTACCATAATTGCTTTGCAGGGGGCTATGCGGAATAAATGAAGGCCGAGCCAAGGCTTGGTGGTTGATTTGGGGAAATCCAGAAGCTCGGGCATGTACATGTTGGCCACCATATGGGTCAGGTGCATTAGAATATTCATAGTTTTGTCTGCTTGTTGAACTGCCAAAGTAAGATTTACTGAAGCCATCTGTAACTCCCAAAGACCTGAAAGGACCTGTTTCTTTCATACCAATGGAGTTCCTTTCAGGGGCATTCCTTCCGTAGGGATCAAAACTATCATGGTTGCTATAGGCCACAACACCATGAGAAGATTCTCCATGCTTATAGCAGACTTCATATGGGCCATAATTTGGGCAAGAAAGACTAGGATCATCAAACCTTGGGTGGTGGTGAACTGCATGAGAAGCGGGTATAAAAAATGCCATCTTATcctgaacaacaaaaaaaccagTCTCGATTACAAATTGCACCGGACATGAAAAGATGTTTGATATGCCATAGGCTGGACATTTCAAGTCATTGACCCATTAGACCAGTATCAGCGTAATCAAGGTCAAGTATTGCTTTTCCATTACGGAATTATATTGCTGATTCTGGTGTGTAAAAATTAAGGGTTGCCATTGTCCGAGAGGGTTACAAATTGTGTTAGTCATCTGGGTAGAAAGAGTTCTCTGCAAGTATTTTTGCCTCTCAAAGCCTAATGAGTAACACATCATATAATCTATGTTTAAAATGCTAAATGCTGAACGGCTCCAGAAAATACTTACATGTGGAGGAACTCTACTATCATCATTAGCAAGAATGGTAGGTGATCTGATGGCCCGCATATGTCCCCTAGGAGCTGTATCAGAACAGTACCGCATGAATAATAGAATCCAACAATTGAAATACATACCAAGCGAAAGCAAAACACCatacaataaaacaaatatattgcTCTCATGGTTATGTTAAGTGTCATACAAACCTAAACCAGCTTCCTTGATGACAGAAGGCCTAGTAAATGATTGGACAGAGCATTCCTGAGCATATGGTAAGAGGTCTTGTCTTGCACTCAGAACAGGTGTCCCAAGTGCTTGCTTCATTTCAGTTAAGCATTTTTGAGTTTCTTCTCTGCTTAACTCTGGGAAGATAACCttgtagaaaatgaaaaccaaTCATCATAAAACGCTCAAGAACTACAAGACACAACACGTGTGAtaatgagaaagaagaacaacCTCATCAAACAATTCAGAAGAACCAGGAGTGTCCTTGCTCATAGGTAACACAAAGTTTGCTGCAAGAGATGAGACTCATCATAAAATGACTTACTTGCACGTATTTTACTAAATTATCAACACACGTAAATCAGTAACAATAAAAAGGTACACACAACAAGCATCAATGAGCACCTAACATCTCATTTACAGCGTCCGCAGGCACCTCTTTTCTCATTTCTCTAAACCTTTTATCTGTACGAAGCTTTAGCTCACTGGGTGCGGGGAATGTAACTACTGCTATCTGCATTAAAAAAAGGGtcagtatatacatatatcagcATGAAAGcccataaaattaattttatgaagaAAACATGTAAGGCTAATATTTTTCTGTCAGCTTTCTTACCAACCTTACGATACTTTACAAATGCCTTTAATTTGCGAATGCGAGCACTCTGGTAAACATTTGTTTGATCAATAATGTAATTATGAGGTGTCTTGGAGGCCCTAGATAGTAATTCATTAAATATTCCTGTTGCCCGGTCCATGAGGCAGTCAAAGCGCTTCCCATAGTTCTGTTTCCTTAGAAGTCCAGGTACCTTCATAATACATCCGTCGATGAAATTTGGTTATATATCAAATGATAAGCCAAGGATAGGGAATAAATCATTTAAACAAGATCATGGTTGACAAAGAACAATCTCTTAACACAAACCTTCATCTGATCCAAAACAAGGTTTGTTCCAAGAACGACATAATGTTTCTCAGGATGATGTTTCACCCAATTCTCTGCCCAGGTAGTCTTCCCAGAGGCAGGTAATCCTACCATCATCACAACTTCACACTCGCTTGGGCTTGAAAAAGAAGGGCCAACTGCAGCATTTCCATCCTCCAGTGCTGAACTCCAAGGCTTGTATCCTACCTCAGGAATTAATCCATCTTCAATGCTAAACTGAAGCTGAACCACAACATTTTTCAACATAACATGTGGAAATAGTCCA comes from Dioscorea cayenensis subsp. rotundata cultivar TDr96_F1 chromosome 15, TDr96_F1_v2_PseudoChromosome.rev07_lg8_w22 25.fasta, whole genome shotgun sequence and encodes:
- the LOC120277436 gene encoding heterogeneous nuclear ribonucleoprotein U-like protein 1 isoform X2; translation: MASKQHRPPPEVREEGPGTKKTRAGSTTDKRPGGTRRVELNPADCDLGNGLQGQALYKNGFAYCWSGARATVGISRGKYCFGCKIICEQEVEMSDTPTNQQHLCRVGFSSGDEPVGNLGETANSFGFGGTGKFSNAGKFSEYGTKFGLGDTIVCSVNLESEVATIGFSKNGEWLGIAKKFGVACSQRELPSEFGLFPHVMLKNVVVQLQFSIEDGLIPEVGYKPWSSALEDGNAAVGPSFSSPSECEVVMMVGLPASGKTTWAENWVKHHPEKHYVVLGTNLVLDQMKVPGLLRKQNYGKRFDCLMDRATGIFNELLSRASKTPHNYIIDQTNVYQSARIRKLKAFVKYRKIAVVTFPAPSELKLRTDKRFREMRKEVPADAVNEMLANFVLPMSKDTPGSSELFDEVIFPELSREETQKCLTEMKQALGTPVLSARQDLLPYAQECSVQSFTRPSVIKEAGLAPRGHMRAIRSPTILANDDSRVPPHDKMAFFIPASHAVHHHPRFDDPSLSCPNYGPYEVCYKHGESSHGVVAYSNHDSFDPYGRNAPERNSIGMKETGPFRSLGVTDGFSKSYFGSSTSRQNYEYSNAPDPYGGQHVHARASGFPQINHQALARPSFIPHSPLQSNYDGLRRPNFDGPVNGFNYAHIQDARIPQLNHQDVWQSSYQENISLQRPYNAVASHALPPIQPPSGTPLLNTPFHNSWRPHPRFC
- the LOC120277436 gene encoding heterogeneous nuclear ribonucleoprotein U-like protein 1 isoform X1 is translated as MASKQHRPPPEVREEGPGTKKTRAGSTTDKRPGGTRRVELNPADCDLDFDVTGNGLQGQALYKNGFAYCWSGARATVGISRGKYCFGCKIICEQEVEMSDTPTNQQHLCRVGFSSGDEPVGNLGETANSFGFGGTGKFSNAGKFSEYGTKFGLGDTIVCSVNLESEVATIGFSKNGEWLGIAKKFGVACSQRELPSEFGLFPHVMLKNVVVQLQFSIEDGLIPEVGYKPWSSALEDGNAAVGPSFSSPSECEVVMMVGLPASGKTTWAENWVKHHPEKHYVVLGTNLVLDQMKVPGLLRKQNYGKRFDCLMDRATGIFNELLSRASKTPHNYIIDQTNVYQSARIRKLKAFVKYRKIAVVTFPAPSELKLRTDKRFREMRKEVPADAVNEMLANFVLPMSKDTPGSSELFDEVIFPELSREETQKCLTEMKQALGTPVLSARQDLLPYAQECSVQSFTRPSVIKEAGLAPRGHMRAIRSPTILANDDSRVPPHDKMAFFIPASHAVHHHPRFDDPSLSCPNYGPYEVCYKHGESSHGVVAYSNHDSFDPYGRNAPERNSIGMKETGPFRSLGVTDGFSKSYFGSSTSRQNYEYSNAPDPYGGQHVHARASGFPQINHQALARPSFIPHSPLQSNYDGLRRPNFDGPVNGFNYAHIQDARIPQLNHQDVWQSSYQENISLQRPYNAVASHALPPIQPPSGTPLLNTPFHNSWRPHPRFC
- the LOC120277436 gene encoding heterogeneous nuclear ribonucleoprotein U-like protein 1 isoform X3, with product MASKQHRPPPEVREEGPGTKKTRAGSTTDKRPGGTRRVELNPADCDLDFDVTGNGLQGQALYKNGFAYCWSGARATVGISRGKYCFGCKIICEQEVEMSDTPTNQQHLCRVGFSSGDEPVGNLGETANSFGFGGTGKFSNAGKFSEYGTKFGLGDTIVCSVNLESEVATIGFSKNGEWLGIAKKFGVACSQRELPSEFGLFPHVMLKNVVVQLQFSIEDGLIPEVGYKPWSSALEDGNAAVGPSFSSPSECEVVMMVGLPASGKTTWAENWVKHHPEKHYVVLGTNLVLDQMKVPGLLRKQNYGKRFDCLMDRATGIFNELLSRASKTPHNYIIDQTNVYQSARIRKLKAFVKYRKIAVVTFPAPSELKLRTDKRFREMRKEVPADAVNEMLANFVLPMSKDTPGSSELFDEVIFPELSREETQKCLTEMKQALGTPVLSARQDLLPYAQECSVQSFTRPSVIKEAGLAPRGHMRAIRSPTILANDDSRVPPHDKMAFFIPASHAVHHHPRFDDPSLSCPNYGPYEVCYKHGESSHGVVAYSNHDSFDPYGRNAPERNSIGMKETGPFRSLGVTDGFSKSYFGSSTSRQNYEYSNAPDPYGGQHVHARASGFPQINHQALARPSFIPHSPLQSNYVNGFNYAHIQDARIPQLNHQDVWQSSYQENISLQRPYNAVASHALPPIQPPSGTPLLNTPFHNSWRPHPRFC